The following proteins come from a genomic window of Proteiniphilum propionicum:
- a CDS encoding peptidase domain-containing ABC transporter codes for MKKGIKVKQHDITDCGPACLASICAYHGLRYPIAKIRQYAYTDQKGTNLLGLIEVSKRLGLEARGVRGDYDTLIQHGVFPAIAHIVVKKALHHFVVIYKATPTHIHVMDPKDGKMHKLTREAFEEEWTGILLLMKKEESFRGGKQTKSVMRRFVELLLPHKSLMLQALFGAAIFSILGLSTSVYVGKITDYVLIDKNYNLLHLMGFIMIAIIILRTFIGSMKSVLTLRTGQHIDAVLILGYYKHLLTLPQQFFDTMRVGEIISRVGDAVKIRNFINNVSIDLAVNVMILFFSLCVMFIYSWQLALITLASAPLFLIIYVGFNRLNRKYQRRIMESNAELESQLVESINSINTIKRFGVEDFANVKTEIRFVRLLRNTFRSIYGAILAQGGIQFVSSAITVAVLWAGSTLVIKQQITPGTLMVFYSLVGYVISPIGSLITANQTVQDALIAADRLFQIMDLDREEQDTGRKHEISRSYMGDITLQNVSFRYGTRKQVFTDLSLTIPKGQITAIVGESGSGKTTLVSLLQNIYPIQGGSIKIGKFDIKQITNDSLRALVSTVPQQIELFAGSIIENIALGDFQPDVKRILEIAEQLGLNDFISKLPNGFSTYIGEQGASLSGGEKQRIAIARALYKNPEVLIFDEATSSIDSVSEKYVRETLNSLAAEGKTIIIIAHRLSTVRHADNIVVLKEGNLVESGKHDELLLQKGVYAHLWNEQFNIIG; via the coding sequence ATGAAGAAAGGAATAAAAGTAAAACAACACGATATTACCGATTGCGGACCGGCTTGTCTTGCATCTATTTGCGCTTACCACGGTTTGCGTTATCCTATTGCCAAAATTCGGCAATATGCCTACACCGATCAAAAAGGAACAAATTTGCTCGGACTTATTGAGGTAAGCAAACGTTTGGGGTTGGAAGCACGTGGTGTAAGAGGCGATTACGATACTTTAATTCAACACGGCGTTTTTCCTGCTATCGCGCATATTGTGGTAAAAAAAGCTTTGCATCATTTTGTGGTAATTTACAAAGCTACACCAACGCATATTCACGTAATGGATCCGAAAGATGGAAAGATGCACAAACTTACTCGCGAAGCTTTTGAAGAAGAGTGGACAGGCATCCTGTTGTTGATGAAAAAAGAGGAATCATTTCGAGGCGGAAAACAAACAAAAAGTGTGATGCGCCGTTTTGTGGAATTGTTGTTGCCACACAAATCGTTGATGCTACAAGCCTTGTTCGGTGCAGCGATTTTTAGCATTTTAGGCCTTTCTACATCGGTTTATGTGGGAAAAATAACCGATTACGTGCTTATTGATAAAAACTATAATTTACTGCACTTAATGGGCTTTATAATGATTGCCATTATCATATTGCGTACATTTATAGGGTCTATGAAAAGTGTTTTGACTTTACGAACAGGACAACACATTGACGCGGTTTTGATATTGGGATATTATAAACACTTACTTACACTTCCGCAACAATTCTTTGATACTATGCGAGTGGGTGAGATTATTTCACGTGTGGGAGATGCGGTAAAAATACGCAATTTTATCAATAACGTTTCCATTGACCTTGCGGTAAATGTGATGATACTTTTCTTTTCGCTTTGCGTGATGTTTATATATTCGTGGCAGTTAGCTTTGATAACGCTTGCATCCGCACCGCTTTTTTTAATTATTTACGTGGGTTTCAATCGGCTTAATCGAAAATACCAGCGACGTATCATGGAATCCAATGCCGAGTTGGAAAGTCAGTTGGTTGAATCAATAAACTCTATAAACACTATAAAGCGCTTTGGTGTGGAAGATTTTGCCAACGTGAAAACCGAAATTCGCTTTGTAAGGCTTTTACGGAACACGTTCCGAAGCATATATGGAGCTATTTTGGCACAAGGTGGAATTCAATTCGTATCGTCGGCAATTACGGTAGCGGTGCTTTGGGCAGGCAGTACGCTGGTTATTAAACAACAAATCACGCCGGGAACGTTAATGGTGTTTTATTCGCTGGTAGGATATGTTATTTCACCTATTGGTTCGCTCATCACTGCCAATCAGACCGTACAAGACGCCCTTATTGCTGCTGATCGTTTGTTCCAAATAATGGATTTAGATCGTGAAGAGCAAGATACCGGACGCAAGCACGAGATTAGTCGTTCTTATATGGGTGATATTACTTTGCAAAATGTTTCGTTCCGTTATGGAACTCGTAAGCAGGTCTTTACCGATTTGTCGCTAACCATTCCCAAAGGGCAAATAACAGCCATCGTGGGCGAAAGCGGCTCAGGTAAAACCACTCTTGTTTCGTTGTTACAAAATATTTATCCTATTCAAGGCGGGAGCATTAAGATTGGAAAATTTGATATTAAACAAATAACTAACGACAGCCTTCGTGCATTGGTCAGTACTGTTCCGCAACAAATAGAGCTTTTTGCAGGAAGTATTATCGAAAACATTGCATTGGGAGACTTTCAACCGGATGTAAAACGAATATTGGAAATTGCGGAGCAGTTGGGTTTGAATGATTTTATAAGCAAATTGCCTAACGGATTTTCCACTTATATCGGCGAACAGGGAGCTTCGTTGTCGGGAGGAGAAAAACAACGCATTGCAATTGCCCGTGCTTTGTATAAAAATCCTGAAGTGTTGATTTTTGATGAAGCAACATCATCGATCGATTCCGTATCGGAAAAATATGTGCGTGAAACGCTTAATAGTTTAGCAGCCGAAGGAAAAACCATAATTATTATAGCGCACCGATTAAGCACTGTCCGCCATGCCGACAACATAGTGGTTTTAAAAGAAGGAAATTTAGTGGAATCGGGCAAGCATGATGAGTTGTTACTACAAAAAGGCGTGTATGCTCATTTGTGGAACGAACAGTTTAATATTATCGGGTAA
- a CDS encoding helix-turn-helix domain-containing protein produces the protein MKLRVLEICKEIGITQKQLAERTKMSEVGLSKAINGNPTLETLKKIANALGVPITDLFASKEPISGIIIINGVTHQIESFDQLQRICEGYRTKSNE, from the coding sequence ATGAAACTTAGAGTATTAGAAATTTGCAAGGAAATCGGTATTACTCAAAAACAATTGGCAGAAAGGACAAAGATGTCAGAAGTGGGTCTTTCAAAGGCCATTAATGGCAATCCTACCCTAGAGACCTTGAAAAAGATTGCAAATGCCCTTGGGGTCCCTATAACTGATTTGTTTGCCTCAAAAGAGCCGATTTCAGGCATCATTATTATCAATGGGGTGACCCACCAGATTGAATCATTCGATCAATTACAGCGAATATGTGAGGGCTACAGGACCAAATCAAACGAATGA
- a CDS encoding HlyD family secretion protein — translation MKLLPKNLIEDCLESYIYKHTTKSQIIYITVLVALLACFVALPLIYVDVTVQNPGMIRPVNERTEIKASVTEWVDSVYVKEGARLSQGDTIIRLRTDNLQARQLVLQQKLNDANRQISDLEQLTRGRMPEQFSSGVRMQQNAYYTKRKKELQTLLEKARNEHERNKKLFDKEVISPDEYEQYFFALRNAENEYASLIDNQLSVWQTDKNTLAINHAELQSALNQLEKEQEMHYVTSPVSGTLEQFTGIYKGNSISAGQTLGVISPDSTLYAEVYVSPRNIGYLYEGMPVNVQVESFNYNEWGTISGKVREISSDFYFDSGSQKSYYKVKCELSRDFLTLKNGREGHLKKGMTVHAHFVLTRRSLFDLLYQKIDHWINPTQYNA, via the coding sequence ATGAAACTCCTTCCGAAAAACCTTATAGAGGACTGCTTAGAGTCTTATATTTACAAGCATACCACAAAGTCACAAATCATTTATATCACCGTGCTGGTAGCATTGCTTGCTTGCTTCGTTGCGTTACCGCTTATTTATGTGGATGTTACGGTGCAAAATCCTGGTATGATTCGTCCAGTAAACGAACGTACTGAAATAAAAGCCTCTGTTACTGAGTGGGTGGACAGCGTGTATGTAAAAGAGGGTGCTCGTTTGTCACAGGGCGATACCATCATTCGCCTACGTACAGATAATCTACAAGCGCGCCAACTAGTGTTGCAGCAAAAGCTAAACGACGCTAATCGACAAATTTCGGATTTAGAGCAGCTTACACGAGGCAGAATGCCCGAACAATTTTCTTCGGGCGTGCGTATGCAACAAAATGCCTATTACACTAAACGTAAAAAAGAACTGCAAACCTTGTTGGAAAAAGCCCGAAACGAACACGAACGAAACAAAAAATTATTCGACAAGGAAGTTATTTCGCCTGACGAGTACGAGCAATACTTTTTTGCTCTGCGTAATGCTGAAAATGAATATGCTTCGCTTATAGATAATCAGTTGAGTGTATGGCAAACCGATAAAAACACACTTGCCATAAACCACGCCGAATTACAGAGTGCACTTAATCAACTGGAAAAGGAGCAAGAAATGCACTATGTTACCAGTCCCGTAAGTGGTACATTGGAGCAGTTTACAGGCATTTACAAGGGTAACAGTATTTCAGCAGGACAAACATTGGGTGTGATAAGTCCCGACTCTACGCTCTATGCCGAAGTATATGTATCTCCGCGTAACATAGGTTACCTTTATGAAGGAATGCCTGTGAACGTGCAAGTAGAATCGTTTAATTACAACGAATGGGGAACTATTAGTGGTAAAGTGAGAGAAATTTCATCGGACTTTTATTTCGATTCAGGCTCACAAAAGAGCTACTATAAGGTAAAATGCGAATTAAGTCGCGATTTTCTAACGCTAAAAAACGGTAGAGAGGGGCATTTGAAAAAAGGAATGACTGTGCATGCTCATTTCGTACTTACACGCCGAAGCCTCTTTGATTTACTGTATCAAAAGATAGATCACTGGATAAATCCGACACAATATAACGCTTAA
- a CDS encoding efflux RND transporter periplasmic adaptor subunit, with translation MEKYSTLFTLILLFLICSCNTNNKEKISTYPILTSDFENTLVIDGFAEPVRYTTIACPGNVDAIITFLIDDGTYVNEGDVMCILEDNNSKTSHDNLVIQLETAEAQLSKVKADLQMQYAMLEAQVKNNKADTEIAHLDSLQLRFSTPTQKRIKELELERAIIEKNKFEKKLEALEIINQSEVKKLELNIQQLTNRLTYAKTILDGLTIRAPHKGLAVISNSMMTGEKLKMGDNVWSNMPLITMPEVSEMKVKMMASEVDFRQINENDSVSFSFDAMPNNIAYGKITKKLPVGQPYKRDSKVKFFEVEASVDSALQLPETGFTANCRVFIKQVRDTIVVPQIAIYEEDSLKVVYVKSKKNRYEMRQIITGLSSSKDAIVSHGLKPGEVIALIKPPLSMVRGKTLLGDSTNMKRAVKPVTSR, from the coding sequence GTGGAAAAATATTCAACTCTATTTACACTAATCCTTTTATTTCTTATATGTTCGTGCAACACGAACAATAAAGAAAAAATCTCAACATACCCCATACTTACCTCCGATTTTGAAAATACCCTTGTAATAGACGGCTTTGCTGAACCTGTTCGCTATACTACAATAGCCTGTCCTGGCAATGTAGATGCCATTATTACCTTCCTTATTGATGACGGGACGTATGTTAATGAAGGAGATGTTATGTGCATTCTCGAGGATAATAACAGTAAAACCTCTCACGATAACTTGGTTATTCAACTTGAGACGGCAGAAGCACAATTAAGTAAAGTAAAAGCTGATTTACAGATGCAATACGCCATGCTTGAAGCGCAGGTAAAAAACAATAAAGCCGATACCGAAATTGCACATTTAGACTCACTACAACTACGTTTTTCCACCCCCACACAGAAGCGAATCAAGGAATTAGAACTTGAAAGAGCTATTATCGAGAAAAATAAATTTGAGAAGAAACTCGAAGCACTTGAGATCATAAATCAATCTGAAGTAAAAAAATTAGAACTTAATATTCAACAATTAACAAACCGGTTAACCTACGCAAAAACAATCCTCGATGGCCTAACCATACGCGCTCCACATAAAGGATTAGCCGTCATATCTAATTCAATGATGACAGGAGAAAAGCTTAAGATGGGCGACAATGTATGGAGTAATATGCCGCTGATAACTATGCCCGAAGTATCTGAAATGAAAGTAAAAATGATGGCGAGCGAAGTGGATTTTCGCCAGATAAACGAAAATGACTCCGTAAGTTTCAGTTTCGATGCCATGCCCAATAACATTGCTTATGGAAAAATCACAAAAAAACTACCTGTCGGGCAACCTTATAAAAGAGATTCGAAAGTAAAGTTTTTTGAGGTGGAAGCTTCAGTCGATAGCGCGCTGCAACTTCCAGAAACCGGGTTCACTGCGAACTGCCGGGTATTCATAAAACAGGTCCGCGATACTATAGTGGTGCCGCAAATAGCCATTTATGAAGAAGACTCTCTTAAAGTTGTATATGTGAAGAGTAAGAAAAACAGATACGAGATGCGCCAAATAATAACCGGGCTCTCTTCTTCAAAAGATGCCATCGTATCACACGGATTAAAGCCGGGAGAAGTTATCGCTTTAATTAAGCCACCGCTATCTATGGTGAGAGGAAAAACGCTGCTAGGCGATTCTACAAATATGAAAAGGGCAGTTAAACCTGTCACATCCCGGTAA
- a CDS encoding DUF3256 family protein yields the protein MRKILLFLSIFVISVSYGQNIGDLFKSMPTVLLPGISEGNKTMLLVNTGKTTIPYTLGEISKIKQNDDILEIKTSGVGTIQLKLLPVAQDSMIICMIKTVCGEVCDSHITFYDTEWNEISGKPLIPDISEEFFFDSSKKEMENYKYAVSLPHIYPVSAKFSNDTSDLVLTFNYKHLLTADQIMQIEPFLKSDTVVLHWNNATFR from the coding sequence ATGAGGAAAATATTACTGTTTCTCTCAATTTTCGTAATATCTGTAAGCTACGGACAAAACATCGGCGATCTGTTCAAGTCGATGCCGACTGTCCTGCTTCCGGGTATCTCTGAAGGCAACAAAACCATGCTGCTTGTAAACACTGGCAAAACGACCATACCCTATACGCTGGGAGAGATAAGTAAAATAAAGCAAAATGACGATATACTGGAGATAAAAACCTCCGGTGTAGGTACAATCCAGTTGAAATTGCTTCCCGTAGCACAAGATTCAATGATCATCTGCATGATTAAAACCGTATGCGGAGAAGTATGCGACAGCCACATCACTTTTTACGACACAGAGTGGAATGAAATTTCAGGCAAACCCCTTATACCGGATATTTCGGAGGAATTTTTCTTCGATTCTTCAAAAAAAGAGATGGAAAATTATAAATATGCAGTATCTTTGCCTCACATTTATCCGGTCTCGGCAAAATTCAGTAATGATACAAGCGATTTGGTCCTGACATTCAATTACAAACATCTTCTTACTGCCGATCAGATAATGCAGATAGAGCCTTTTCTGAAAAGTGATACCGTTGTTTTGCATTGGAACAACGCCACTTTCAGGTAA
- a CDS encoding HlyD family secretion protein, whose translation MKRSRLYSLFFAFIATALLFSCKKTSEPVGGRRASDGTVIVETGELAAVNSRSVVVNRYGRQWYQMKIVGLLNHGEIVKKGDSIAQLDPADINKYILESESNLETQLAVLEKLYVEQENKKQESESRIRNESATFDLKKIEWEASRFESERLRKIRQLEYEQAVINLEKERKIYELNKAINACDLQIQEIRVEQIKKELENAKNLIPLLTLRAPVSGVFQIATNWQSSNRNIYKIGDNIYAGNNLAIVPELEFMKVNTQVNETDFLKIALNQKVAVRLDAMPKVVFDGEVVYIGKLCRLKDRKSRQKVFDVEVKILKSDERLKPGMTVSCEFL comes from the coding sequence ATGAAAAGATCACGATTATATAGCCTGTTTTTTGCGTTCATTGCCACAGCACTTCTTTTTTCGTGCAAAAAGACCTCGGAACCCGTGGGCGGAAGAAGAGCATCAGACGGCACTGTTATTGTTGAAACCGGAGAACTGGCGGCAGTAAACTCCCGCTCTGTTGTCGTCAACCGGTACGGAAGGCAATGGTACCAGATGAAAATCGTGGGGCTGTTGAACCACGGCGAGATTGTAAAAAAAGGCGATTCAATAGCGCAACTCGACCCAGCTGATATTAACAAATATATTCTTGAAAGCGAGAGCAACCTTGAGACGCAATTAGCTGTACTGGAAAAACTGTATGTAGAACAAGAAAACAAAAAACAAGAAAGCGAATCGAGAATTAGAAACGAATCGGCAACATTCGATTTGAAAAAAATTGAATGGGAAGCATCACGTTTCGAATCGGAACGATTGAGAAAAATAAGACAACTAGAATACGAGCAGGCAGTCATCAATCTAGAAAAAGAGAGAAAAATATACGAACTTAACAAAGCCATCAACGCCTGCGACTTGCAAATACAGGAGATCAGAGTTGAGCAGATAAAAAAAGAGCTTGAAAACGCAAAAAACCTGATACCATTGCTTACCTTGCGTGCACCTGTATCGGGTGTGTTTCAGATTGCTACAAACTGGCAAAGCTCCAACAGAAACATTTACAAAATCGGCGACAATATTTACGCTGGCAATAACCTGGCCATAGTTCCTGAACTGGAATTTATGAAAGTGAATACCCAGGTAAACGAAACAGACTTTTTGAAAATCGCACTCAACCAAAAAGTTGCGGTAAGGCTGGATGCTATGCCTAAAGTTGTTTTTGATGGTGAAGTTGTCTATATAGGAAAACTTTGCAGGCTGAAAGACCGGAAATCACGGCAGAAAGTGTTCGATGTGGAGGTGAAGATATTAAAATCCGACGAACGATTAAAGCCGGGGATGACAGTTAGTTGTGAATTTCTTTAA
- a CDS encoding TolC family protein yields MKQLFILIFIAGIYVSTLTAQQAWTLEECITYGLENNLSIQQTQCEADMQYIRERMLKNSRLPSSEIVASQRFNFGRSLNRENIYQDVSSHITNFNLNVVKPLFDGFSTRYSIRENRSGMQAIEENIIAKRDELRLNIANLFYRASIYKEVHIIAVEQKKLTEAQIDRVRFRMEAGMASKDLLLQMEAQLADDELKITETRGNVDIALIELARLMNITEHIHQFDIVVDTTRMELSDCLNKGDLQINHFPQIRSAQHRLQSAQWALKKAKAGYFPSLSLGGSIGSSNYIQSEILNSPLFEQLKNNRQAYVYVALRIPLFDKFVTRDNLRGIKIDIRNQSLVLQETENNLRAEALKMESEILNARQKLWAANQSVSSYTEAFRFVTEKFDAGKLSVYEHLQVKQRLANSQSQAVQAKYDLAYKIMLHEYYYSNKK; encoded by the coding sequence ATGAAACAATTATTTATTCTCATCTTTATCGCGGGCATATATGTTTCTACACTTACGGCACAACAAGCTTGGACTTTAGAAGAGTGTATAACCTATGGCTTGGAGAACAATCTATCCATACAACAAACACAATGCGAAGCCGACATGCAATACATTCGCGAACGAATGTTGAAAAACAGTCGTTTGCCAAGTTCCGAAATCGTGGCATCGCAACGCTTTAATTTTGGTCGTTCACTCAATCGAGAAAACATCTATCAGGATGTAAGTTCGCACATTACGAATTTTAATCTGAATGTGGTAAAGCCGTTATTCGATGGTTTTTCCACTCGTTATTCTATTCGAGAAAATCGTTCAGGCATGCAGGCTATTGAAGAGAATATCATCGCTAAGAGAGATGAACTTAGGCTCAATATTGCAAATTTGTTTTATCGGGCATCAATATATAAAGAGGTACACATCATTGCTGTTGAACAAAAAAAGCTTACCGAAGCTCAAATTGACCGTGTGCGATTTCGTATGGAGGCAGGTATGGCATCTAAAGACTTGCTGTTGCAAATGGAAGCTCAACTTGCCGATGATGAACTGAAAATAACCGAAACACGAGGGAACGTGGACATTGCTCTAATCGAACTTGCTCGGCTGATGAATATTACTGAGCATATTCATCAGTTCGATATAGTGGTGGATACCACTCGAATGGAGTTATCGGATTGTTTAAACAAAGGTGATTTACAAATCAATCATTTTCCGCAAATCCGTTCGGCACAACATCGTTTGCAAAGTGCGCAGTGGGCACTCAAGAAAGCTAAAGCCGGATATTTTCCGTCACTTTCATTAGGTGGAAGCATCGGGAGCAGTAATTACATACAATCGGAGATTTTGAACAGTCCGCTTTTTGAACAACTAAAAAACAATCGCCAAGCTTATGTTTATGTAGCTTTGCGCATCCCTTTATTCGATAAGTTTGTCACGCGTGATAATTTGCGAGGAATTAAGATTGATATCCGGAACCAATCTCTTGTTTTGCAGGAAACCGAAAACAATTTGCGTGCCGAAGCTTTAAAAATGGAAAGCGAGATATTAAATGCTCGTCAAAAACTTTGGGCAGCCAATCAATCAGTAAGCTCTTATACCGAAGCATTTCGATTTGTCACCGAAAAGTTTGATGCCGGAAAACTTTCGGTCTATGAGCACTTGCAAGTGAAACAACGGTTGGCAAACAGTCAATCGCAAGCAGTGCAGGCAAAATATGATTTGGCGTATAAAATAATGTTACACGAGTATTATTATAGTAACAAAAAATAA
- a CDS encoding CPBP family intramembrane glutamic endopeptidase, whose translation MKVLKKIAKTNIPLFSLFLSIIYFIIKLLFNIIKELFKIPDTSFREKLIDENFSVTINLLLDTLIIAPIVETLIFQALFYKIYQKAKINKWIIMAISSIAFGLFHYYSLFYILSTTVAGFIFVYMYFLRAEINNKPLLSTICAHFTINLIVIINVMIAHYHKFGNWF comes from the coding sequence ATGAAAGTCTTAAAAAAAATTGCAAAAACAAATATCCCTTTGTTTTCTCTTTTTTTATCAATAATTTATTTTATAATAAAATTATTGTTTAACATTATCAAAGAGTTATTCAAAATTCCGGATACCTCTTTTAGAGAAAAATTGATAGATGAAAACTTCTCTGTTACTATCAATTTATTATTAGATACCTTAATTATTGCTCCAATAGTAGAAACGTTGATTTTTCAAGCTCTTTTCTATAAAATATATCAAAAAGCCAAGATTAACAAGTGGATAATAATGGCAATTTCTTCAATTGCTTTTGGTCTTTTTCATTATTACTCTCTCTTTTATATACTAAGCACGACTGTAGCAGGATTTATTTTTGTTTACATGTACTTCTTAAGAGCCGAAATAAACAATAAACCGCTATTATCTACCATTTGTGCTCATTTCACTATAAACCTAATAGTAATAATTAATGTAATGATAGCACATTATCATAAGTTTGGCAATTGGTTTTGA
- a CDS encoding efflux RND transporter periplasmic adaptor subunit: MKNFSKILVLIVVCSLPFVACKKKETKQIPVGKVAQGTLFIDLYEEGEIEAINSVNIVAPMISWRYGNLKITELVKDGEEVKAGDTLIVFDPSEVLKGIVEAESSMEIAQAEFDKMKAQQQSELEELRAAYEVTRISHEISKIRFESAGYESDIKKKEIQLNLDKAEIALERAKEQIENRIKIQKEEIKQKNLSIMQFQSRLDEARETLQKLSVVTPSSGIAILSKNWSSNNKFQIGDQCWSGFPIIQLPDLSSLKATVKINEVDVAKISKGLKVEIKPDAFSDSVFSGTVNSIANLAVNKDESSKIKVFPVEILLNESDKNLLPGLTVSCRIIMDKVENVLFIPLDALFTEGDISFVYKRKGAGYEKTEIETGINNTDYIVVESGLKKGEEIALVNPFAKETEEKKTENAEI; encoded by the coding sequence ATGAAGAATTTTTCAAAAATATTGGTCCTCATCGTTGTTTGTTCGCTACCTTTTGTGGCGTGCAAAAAAAAGGAAACCAAGCAAATACCTGTTGGAAAAGTAGCCCAGGGTACTTTATTTATCGACTTGTACGAAGAGGGTGAAATAGAGGCAATTAACTCTGTAAACATTGTAGCGCCAATGATCTCGTGGCGATATGGGAACCTGAAAATAACCGAATTGGTTAAAGACGGAGAGGAGGTGAAAGCAGGCGACACATTAATAGTGTTCGATCCGTCAGAAGTACTGAAAGGTATTGTGGAAGCAGAGTCTAGCATGGAGATTGCACAGGCGGAATTCGATAAAATGAAAGCACAGCAGCAATCGGAGTTAGAAGAGCTGAGGGCTGCTTACGAAGTCACACGTATTTCTCATGAGATATCGAAAATCCGTTTCGAGTCTGCCGGCTACGAATCAGATATTAAGAAAAAAGAAATACAGCTGAACCTCGATAAAGCAGAAATTGCGCTGGAAAGGGCAAAAGAGCAAATTGAGAACCGCATAAAAATTCAGAAAGAAGAGATCAAACAAAAAAACCTCTCCATCATGCAGTTCCAGTCGAGGCTCGACGAAGCACGCGAAACACTTCAAAAACTGTCGGTAGTAACCCCCTCTTCGGGTATCGCCATTTTATCGAAGAACTGGAGCAGCAACAATAAATTTCAGATTGGCGATCAGTGCTGGAGTGGGTTTCCCATTATTCAACTTCCCGACTTATCATCGCTTAAAGCAACGGTAAAAATAAATGAGGTTGACGTGGCCAAAATAAGCAAAGGGCTGAAAGTAGAAATTAAACCCGACGCATTTTCCGACAGCGTTTTTTCGGGAACAGTAAATTCAATTGCCAATCTGGCAGTGAACAAAGATGAGTCGTCAAAAATAAAAGTGTTCCCCGTTGAAATACTGCTCAACGAGTCCGATAAGAATTTGCTTCCCGGGCTTACCGTCAGCTGCCGAATAATTATGGACAAAGTGGAAAATGTACTTTTCATTCCGCTCGATGCTCTTTTTACCGAAGGTGACATAAGTTTTGTTTACAAAAGAAAAGGTGCCGGCTATGAAAAAACGGAAATAGAAACCGGGATAAACAACACCGATTATATAGTGGTTGAAAGCGGATTGAAAAAAGGCGAAGAGATAGCACTGGTAAATCCTTTTGCAAAAGAAACGGAAGAAAAGAAAACCGAAAACGCAGAGATATAA